In Microbulbifer salipaludis, a genomic segment contains:
- the pglZ gene encoding BREX-2 system phosphatase PglZ, with product MRNSQSGAVLPMPVVTQIQAVFQRDGAADCIAFVWPDPLPVSEFEAEIEGNTLQVVYCVSELAIREALVKHGVQRETGRRLVLLSALDILRLGQDVLARLWRNEPQRISPWKTLQQLIKVRDIDPRLIRKHGRWMAEAMLSGFDRFDKKLSFGEVLDLEGAWRAIAIGHLQYADADIDLESLLDWSTRLDVSSVIEQAPKDVRDNLSDWLAPGLPDTHEIISTILLNGQGSDLLPLALACSVLFSGDVERANGIDMSQLYVSRGIFTERYLSAKKFPSTSFWAIGDAAVSLIKRWVGSQPYQRYAGCLAKAEQVLASVDMTLAAELSDLMPCAVQARLTHFSGALDVALKNADLEQAEIAFKHLSSHALSGLPLYREAVERAQMALRLTRWLAKSSRSPGTAAELMLDYAAEGGFCDWARTEIWAGDAHDTLNQVYQKLSAKVRQVRENQNQAFGQQLMSVARGDKLPSDIVPVERAIDELVVPLAENQPVLLLVLDGMSEAVYRQLGEDLSHHNWLELQPEGQDSSSCLMAALPTVTQVSRCSLLSGGLSEGSAADEKRAFSAHPALKKIASTKFPPQVFHKQDLSQPGSGSLHSHIRGVIAGKEHRVLAVVINAIDDQLSSSSQVAVDWSFESIALLRQVMEAAREAGRIIIMTSDHGHVLDHDSVFQQSAEENGERYQPAGKESEPSDLEVKVVGDRVITDNNVVILPWSERLRYVRKKNHGYHGGGSLQEVVIPLGIYSSASNHQLPNGWREVPRRFPDWWFSASEADKVADSAAAYSSEPSVKPAKKVTRGKRAAVAEVVEDMFATPAPSSIPEQSSGDWISDLFASDVYLKLRDRAGRTAVSDKDLSALLRLLQKHQWQVMEATLCRELLIPKLRLRGFLSNAQRLLNVDGYSILSADRESQTIRLSVSDLKKQFEIE from the coding sequence ATGAGAAACTCGCAAAGTGGTGCTGTGTTGCCGATGCCCGTTGTTACTCAAATTCAGGCTGTGTTTCAGCGCGATGGTGCTGCCGACTGCATTGCTTTCGTATGGCCAGATCCACTTCCAGTTTCCGAATTTGAAGCTGAGATTGAAGGCAATACACTGCAAGTGGTGTACTGTGTGTCAGAGCTCGCTATCCGGGAGGCGTTGGTTAAACATGGTGTTCAGCGTGAAACTGGTCGACGCCTAGTTCTTTTATCGGCACTGGATATATTGAGGCTTGGACAAGATGTACTTGCTCGTCTCTGGCGTAACGAGCCGCAGCGCATCAGTCCGTGGAAAACACTCCAACAACTCATTAAGGTGCGAGATATCGATCCTCGGCTGATTCGTAAGCATGGTCGTTGGATGGCGGAAGCTATGCTGAGCGGCTTTGATAGGTTTGATAAAAAGCTCAGTTTTGGTGAAGTCTTGGATCTGGAAGGGGCCTGGCGTGCTATTGCGATCGGGCACTTGCAGTACGCCGACGCTGATATCGACCTAGAGTCATTGCTGGATTGGAGCACTAGGCTGGATGTCAGTAGCGTAATTGAACAAGCACCTAAAGACGTGCGTGATAACCTTTCGGATTGGCTTGCGCCAGGTCTTCCAGATACCCATGAGATAATTTCCACCATCTTGCTAAATGGGCAAGGTAGTGACCTTCTACCTTTGGCGCTCGCATGCTCTGTTTTGTTTTCCGGAGATGTTGAACGCGCGAATGGAATAGACATGTCTCAGTTGTACGTGAGCAGAGGCATATTCACAGAGCGCTATTTAAGTGCGAAAAAGTTTCCGAGCACATCATTTTGGGCGATTGGTGATGCTGCAGTTTCACTAATCAAGCGTTGGGTCGGATCTCAACCCTATCAAAGATATGCAGGTTGCTTAGCCAAGGCCGAGCAGGTTCTCGCAAGCGTGGACATGACCCTGGCTGCGGAATTGTCTGATTTGATGCCTTGTGCGGTACAGGCCAGGCTTACCCATTTTTCTGGTGCGCTGGACGTTGCCCTGAAGAATGCTGATCTTGAGCAAGCTGAGATTGCATTTAAACACCTGTCTAGTCATGCACTTAGTGGATTGCCCCTCTATCGAGAAGCGGTAGAACGAGCTCAGATGGCATTGCGGCTTACCCGCTGGCTGGCTAAAAGTTCTCGAAGTCCCGGCACAGCAGCTGAATTAATGCTGGACTATGCGGCTGAGGGGGGATTTTGTGATTGGGCTCGCACGGAAATCTGGGCGGGAGATGCGCACGACACTCTTAATCAGGTCTACCAGAAGTTATCAGCAAAGGTTAGGCAGGTCAGAGAAAATCAAAATCAGGCCTTTGGTCAGCAGCTGATGAGTGTCGCTAGAGGTGACAAGCTGCCGAGCGATATTGTTCCGGTGGAAAGAGCTATCGACGAACTGGTTGTTCCATTGGCTGAAAATCAGCCAGTATTGCTACTAGTTCTAGACGGCATGAGCGAGGCAGTGTATCGCCAGCTGGGCGAGGATCTCAGCCACCACAATTGGCTGGAGCTTCAGCCAGAAGGCCAGGATAGCAGTAGTTGCCTGATGGCAGCACTGCCAACGGTCACTCAGGTAAGCCGTTGTTCACTATTATCGGGTGGCCTCAGTGAGGGTAGTGCAGCGGACGAGAAACGAGCATTTTCAGCGCATCCTGCGTTGAAGAAAATTGCTTCAACCAAGTTCCCACCTCAAGTATTCCATAAGCAAGATCTGTCTCAGCCAGGCTCGGGAAGCCTTCACAGTCACATTCGCGGGGTTATTGCTGGCAAAGAACACCGAGTACTTGCGGTGGTAATCAATGCCATTGATGACCAGCTTTCAAGCAGTTCTCAAGTTGCTGTGGACTGGTCCTTTGAGTCGATTGCACTGTTACGACAAGTCATGGAGGCCGCCCGAGAGGCAGGCCGAATCATTATCATGACTAGTGATCATGGTCATGTACTCGATCATGATTCAGTTTTTCAGCAGTCAGCAGAGGAAAATGGTGAACGCTATCAACCGGCGGGTAAAGAAAGTGAACCTTCAGACCTTGAAGTAAAGGTGGTGGGTGATCGAGTCATTACGGACAATAACGTAGTCATTTTACCTTGGTCAGAACGGTTGCGTTATGTCCGCAAAAAAAATCATGGCTACCATGGTGGCGGATCCTTACAGGAGGTTGTAATTCCTCTGGGTATCTACTCGAGTGCTAGTAATCATCAACTACCGAATGGATGGCGGGAAGTACCCAGACGGTTCCCCGATTGGTGGTTTTCGGCATCGGAAGCAGACAAGGTGGCCGACAGCGCAGCAGCCTACAGTTCAGAGCCTAGTGTAAAACCGGCAAAGAAAGTAACCCGCGGGAAGCGTGCTGCGGTTGCGGAAGTAGTGGAGGACATGTTTGCCACTCCCGCGCCAAGTTCAATTCCCGAGCAATCGAGCGGCGATTGGATTAGCGACCTGTTTGCCTCAGACGTATACCTTAAGTTGCGTGATCGTGCAGGGCGGACTGCAGTTTCAGATAAGGATCTTTCTGCATTGTTACGCCTTCTTCAAAAGCATCAATGGCAGGTGATGGAAGCAACTCTTTGTCGCGAGCTTCTCATCCCAAAATTGCGCTTGCGAGGCTTTTTGTCTAATGCTCAGCGATTACTAAACGTGGATGGTTACTCCATTCTATCTGCGGATCGTGAATCTCAGACCATCCGCTTAAGTGTTTCTGATCTCAAGAAGCAGTTTGAAATAGAGTAA
- the brxD gene encoding BREX system ATP-binding protein BrxD: MTISQQRRQDILDALRRGTVPQYGLDALAVGLQPFEAALDEELDKVRRSGAVFKAIRGEYGSGKTFASRWLREKAHRLGFACSEVQISETETPLHRLETVYRRLMERLTTPNTPSGAFQNVVESWFYTLEEDVLAQQSIDPDDAEALVNATDILMEKRLGEVVRSAPAFALTLRAYRKALLEGEDEIADGLLAWMAGQPNISAAVKRYAKIKGDIDHFGALSFLQGVLTILKDSGHPGLLLVLDEVETLQRMRGDVRDKSLNALRQLMDEVDSGRFPGLYLVITGTPAFYDGPMGVQRLPPLAQRLAVDFTTDARFDNPRAVQIRLRGFDMESLKEVGCKVRDLFAQNSKASARITAMADDAYIADLSQAVTGKLGGKVGIAPRIFLKKLVGEVLDRIDQFDDFDPRQHYALTISDMELSPVERASTSAGSVNDIELDL, from the coding sequence ATGACTATTAGCCAACAGCGGCGTCAGGATATTTTAGACGCACTTCGCCGGGGCACGGTACCTCAGTATGGTTTGGATGCCCTTGCAGTGGGCCTTCAGCCATTTGAAGCCGCACTTGATGAGGAGCTGGATAAAGTTCGCCGAAGTGGTGCTGTATTTAAAGCGATTCGCGGTGAGTACGGTAGTGGTAAGACCTTCGCATCTCGGTGGTTGCGAGAAAAGGCCCATCGACTTGGGTTCGCATGCTCTGAAGTTCAGATATCAGAAACCGAAACACCCCTACACCGGCTTGAAACGGTGTATCGCCGGTTGATGGAGCGGCTGACTACACCTAATACCCCCTCAGGGGCGTTTCAGAATGTCGTTGAGTCTTGGTTCTACACGCTTGAAGAAGATGTCCTGGCACAGCAATCCATTGATCCAGACGATGCCGAAGCACTTGTTAATGCGACTGACATATTGATGGAGAAGAGGCTCGGGGAAGTTGTAAGGTCTGCCCCTGCATTCGCATTGACTTTAAGAGCGTATCGTAAGGCTTTGTTGGAGGGAGAGGATGAGATTGCTGACGGTCTACTGGCCTGGATGGCGGGGCAGCCGAATATATCAGCGGCGGTCAAGCGCTATGCCAAGATCAAGGGCGATATCGACCATTTTGGGGCACTGAGCTTTCTCCAGGGCGTACTGACGATTTTAAAAGATTCAGGTCACCCTGGATTATTACTCGTACTCGACGAGGTCGAGACGCTGCAACGGATGCGCGGAGATGTACGTGATAAAAGTCTAAATGCCTTGCGCCAATTGATGGATGAAGTGGATTCCGGTCGCTTTCCAGGTTTGTACTTGGTGATCACTGGAACCCCAGCCTTTTATGATGGGCCAATGGGAGTTCAAAGGCTCCCGCCACTGGCTCAACGGCTGGCAGTCGACTTTACAACCGATGCACGATTCGATAACCCTAGGGCAGTGCAGATTCGGCTCCGGGGATTCGATATGGAATCCTTGAAGGAAGTCGGTTGTAAGGTTCGCGATCTATTTGCACAAAACAGTAAGGCTTCCGCACGTATCACTGCCATGGCAGATGATGCCTACATCGCTGACCTGTCGCAGGCAGTCACGGGTAAACTTGGTGGAAAAGTTGGGATTGCGCCCAGAATCTTTCTGAAAAAACTGGTTGGCGAGGTTTTGGACCGAATCGACCAATTCGATGATTTCGACCCTCGCCAGCACTATGCCTTAACGATCTCAGATATGGAACTTAGCCCAGTGGAACGTGCCAGTACTTCGGCGGGATCTGTGAATGATATTGAATTGGATCTTTAA
- a CDS encoding DEAD/DEAH box helicase, which translates to MSEFDKLHPAVQHHIVNSLGWSGLRPLQEATIGPVLNGEHAILLAPTAGGKTEAASFPIFSRMLSENWQGLSVLYICPIKALLNNLEQRLSHYGHLLGRTVALWHGDIRTSRKEKIISSPPDILLTTPESLEVMLVSSKVDHQQLFADVRSVIIDEVHAFAGDDRGWHLLAVLERICVLAGRELQRLGLSATVGNPELLCDWLAGNCEAHCSVINPPAESNIIPDVQVDWVGSLRNAAIVISRLHKGEKRLVFVDSRSKVEELAVELRSLGVSTFISHSSLSLEERRSAEEAFSQSRDCVIVATSTLELGIDVGDLDRVIQIDAPYTVASFLQRIGRTGRRHGSSRNCLFLATKEDAFLRAVALLNLWRDGYVEPIEPPPRPSHIYAQQIMALSLQQGGIVAPEIDGWVSRMPGFSTISENDRAEIVRFMLDAGILHSDQGVIGIGSTGERSFGPKNFMELFSVFTTPPMVKVFWGKQELGEVHQLTFAVRDEGPSLLTLGGRSWQTKYVDWGRKKAYVEPSEVRGRSQWVSDVQPMQYELCRALADVLMREDIPEGISSRGQSLLSEMRESYDWLELGKTTLIMDEDKNASWWNFSGKLLNSAIQQSLADQADKVIAGNMCVEFKHVYSMDELVRAITEILAGDGKSLSVAIDEDFVQELKFSECLSQLEVNRELACRFSIEKDFSRVSEMGLSVIKIVE; encoded by the coding sequence ATGAGTGAGTTCGACAAGCTCCATCCAGCAGTTCAACACCATATCGTGAATAGCCTTGGCTGGTCTGGTTTACGCCCATTGCAAGAGGCTACTATTGGGCCAGTGTTGAATGGTGAGCACGCCATTCTATTAGCGCCTACGGCCGGTGGAAAAACAGAGGCTGCCAGCTTTCCTATTTTTTCACGTATGCTTTCTGAGAATTGGCAAGGGCTGTCAGTCCTTTACATCTGTCCTATCAAAGCGCTTCTTAACAACCTTGAACAGCGACTTAGTCATTACGGTCATCTACTTGGGCGCACCGTCGCGCTGTGGCACGGAGATATCAGAACATCAAGAAAAGAGAAGATCATTTCGTCCCCGCCGGACATATTGCTGACGACACCTGAATCATTAGAAGTCATGCTCGTGTCGAGCAAAGTCGATCACCAACAGCTATTTGCGGATGTCCGTAGCGTTATTATTGATGAAGTGCACGCATTTGCTGGCGATGACCGAGGCTGGCACCTGTTGGCGGTGTTGGAGCGTATATGCGTGTTGGCTGGGCGTGAACTACAACGGCTAGGTCTGTCAGCTACTGTCGGGAATCCCGAACTACTGTGTGATTGGCTTGCAGGTAATTGCGAGGCGCATTGCAGTGTCATCAATCCTCCGGCTGAAAGCAACATCATTCCAGATGTACAAGTGGACTGGGTCGGATCTCTGCGAAATGCTGCCATAGTGATTTCTCGACTTCACAAAGGTGAAAAGAGACTGGTATTTGTAGATAGCCGCTCCAAAGTGGAGGAGTTGGCCGTTGAACTACGGAGCCTTGGAGTTTCGACGTTTATCTCTCATAGCTCGTTGAGCTTAGAGGAACGACGTTCCGCTGAAGAAGCGTTCTCCCAAAGCCGGGACTGTGTAATCGTTGCGACGTCGACACTTGAGCTAGGAATCGATGTGGGTGATTTGGATCGAGTGATACAGATAGACGCACCCTATACGGTGGCGTCATTTCTACAGCGAATCGGTAGAACGGGACGACGACACGGGTCTTCTCGAAATTGTCTGTTCTTGGCAACGAAAGAAGACGCATTTCTTCGGGCGGTTGCACTCTTGAATCTGTGGCGGGATGGATATGTTGAGCCAATAGAGCCGCCGCCACGGCCTTCCCATATATACGCACAGCAGATTATGGCTCTGAGTCTGCAACAGGGCGGAATAGTAGCTCCAGAGATAGATGGCTGGGTCTCTCGGATGCCTGGCTTTTCAACGATTTCGGAGAATGATCGGGCCGAGATTGTTAGATTCATGCTGGATGCCGGAATCCTCCATTCGGACCAAGGTGTGATTGGAATCGGAAGTACAGGTGAACGTAGTTTCGGCCCGAAGAACTTCATGGAACTGTTTTCTGTATTTACAACACCTCCTATGGTGAAAGTATTCTGGGGTAAGCAAGAGCTTGGTGAAGTACATCAGCTGACCTTCGCCGTCCGTGATGAAGGCCCATCACTACTTACTCTGGGTGGGCGCTCCTGGCAGACAAAATATGTGGACTGGGGACGTAAGAAAGCTTACGTAGAACCTTCTGAGGTTCGGGGGCGCTCGCAGTGGGTGAGTGATGTTCAACCAATGCAATACGAACTGTGCAGAGCGTTGGCAGATGTGTTGATGCGAGAAGATATTCCTGAGGGAATATCCTCCAGAGGGCAGTCTCTCCTATCTGAAATGCGCGAGTCTTACGATTGGCTTGAGCTGGGAAAGACTACCCTGATAATGGACGAGGATAAAAATGCAAGCTGGTGGAATTTTTCAGGAAAACTGCTGAATTCTGCTATCCAGCAATCGCTTGCCGATCAGGCTGATAAAGTTATTGCGGGCAATATGTGTGTCGAATTTAAGCATGTTTACTCTATGGACGAGTTAGTCAGAGCGATTACAGAGATCCTTGCTGGTGATGGCAAGTCGCTTTCTGTTGCTATTGATGAGGATTTTGTTCAAGAGTTGAAGTTCAGCGAGTGCTTGTCCCAACTTGAAGTTAATCGAGAGCTTGCTTGTCGCTTTAGTATCGAGAAGGACTTTTCAAGAGTTAGTGAAATGGGGCTAAGTGTTATAAAGATTGTAGAGTAG
- a CDS encoding AAA family ATPase, protein MALTLHVLPPGHHCPSQGNSVAYLEYDNWDDYGHKTLFSLTVFDEHGEQHEIGNVKITFLGQEYGKTIERIPADVRNSLPEEFYSLGQDADYYINLVEKLSSEDRVFLLNALGDVVFDESKLQTARDEEAFRTSLLRSVSNSSIEQQFSRILRGEAPLTEYDFFYERAKGDQYSGIKVEFSVAPNRKPSSNIHILIGRNGVGKTTLLNNMVDALLPGRGTVEETGRFATNTGWGDAFDLEADYFAGVVSVSFSSFDPFKPPRDQLDANVGMKFSYVGLKKRLIHEGEEIWVQKDDEGLCEDLVLSLNTCFSLVAKKDRWISAVKTLESDHNFAEMDLCYLVRIYEQDLHDGKQNFSNVVSSLFSRMSSGHGIVLLTITKLIETVEEKTLVLLDEPESHLHPPLLSAFTRALSDLLVNRNGVAIIATHSPVVLQEVPMSCVSIIRRTRLDAVVDRPEIETFAENVGILTREVFGLEVTKSGFHKLLAASVATGKSYEEIERDYGHRLGFEGKTILRSMITVRDLSGVGE, encoded by the coding sequence ATGGCTCTAACATTGCACGTGCTCCCACCTGGCCATCACTGTCCAAGTCAAGGTAATTCTGTTGCGTACCTCGAATACGACAATTGGGATGATTATGGCCATAAAACACTGTTTAGCTTAACGGTCTTTGATGAGCACGGAGAGCAGCATGAGATTGGTAATGTCAAAATTACCTTTTTGGGACAGGAGTACGGTAAGACAATTGAGCGTATCCCTGCTGACGTAAGGAACTCACTACCTGAAGAGTTTTACTCGCTGGGGCAAGACGCCGATTACTATATAAACCTAGTAGAGAAACTATCAAGTGAAGATAGGGTTTTCCTATTGAATGCGCTCGGTGATGTTGTATTCGATGAGTCAAAGTTGCAAACGGCTCGCGATGAGGAGGCCTTTCGAACATCGCTTCTACGAAGCGTAAGCAATTCATCTATCGAGCAGCAGTTTTCTAGGATTTTAAGGGGTGAGGCGCCGCTTACGGAGTATGATTTCTTTTATGAGAGGGCTAAGGGAGACCAATACTCAGGTATCAAAGTGGAATTTTCTGTGGCGCCAAATAGAAAGCCATCATCAAATATCCATATTTTGATCGGTCGTAATGGTGTCGGCAAGACGACATTGCTCAATAATATGGTAGATGCCCTTCTCCCTGGCAGAGGTACCGTTGAAGAAACTGGCCGTTTTGCTACAAATACTGGCTGGGGGGATGCTTTTGATTTGGAAGCCGACTATTTCGCTGGTGTCGTATCAGTTTCATTTAGTTCTTTTGATCCCTTCAAACCACCTCGTGATCAGCTAGATGCTAATGTCGGAATGAAGTTTTCATATGTTGGTCTTAAAAAAAGGCTGATTCATGAAGGGGAAGAGATTTGGGTTCAAAAAGATGATGAGGGCCTGTGTGAAGATTTGGTCCTAAGTCTGAATACTTGTTTTTCATTAGTAGCCAAAAAAGATAGATGGATTTCTGCGGTTAAAACTCTAGAGTCTGACCATAATTTTGCTGAAATGGACCTGTGTTATCTTGTCCGTATTTACGAGCAGGATTTACATGATGGCAAGCAGAACTTTTCTAACGTCGTTTCATCTTTGTTTTCTCGTATGAGTTCTGGGCATGGAATTGTCTTGTTGACAATTACAAAATTAATCGAGACTGTCGAAGAAAAAACGCTTGTGCTATTGGATGAACCTGAAAGTCACCTTCATCCGCCTTTATTGTCGGCTTTTACTAGAGCTCTATCGGATCTACTTGTCAACCGAAATGGTGTGGCAATTATTGCCACTCATTCGCCGGTTGTTTTACAGGAAGTTCCCATGTCCTGTGTTTCAATTATTCGAAGAACAAGACTGGATGCTGTAGTTGATAGGCCTGAAATCGAGACTTTTGCAGAAAATGTTGGCATCTTAACCAGGGAGGTCTTCGGTCTAGAAGTTACAAAGTCGGGATTCCATAAGCTTTTGGCAGCGTCCGTAGCGACAGGTAAAAGCTATGAAGAAATTGAGCGCGATTATGGTCACCGACTTGGCTTTGAGGGTAAGACCATTTTGCGGTCTATGATTACGGTTCGTGATTTAAGTGGGGTGGGTGAATGA
- a CDS encoding HNH endonuclease, with protein sequence MRAMTAPGYCPREVYQACTNSVSDPGLRFRLNAVVESIVQSGEEYLDKGPTGQLYSIASNECDNDTVVTGHVTKKELKDVYSFHMVPRTKPARSIYDSLVASAPFGRCPFCGFGHATTLDHYLPKSKFPKLSVMPLNLVPSCKDCNSGKQARTPTTEEEQSLHPYFDQSHFVECQWLFARVLQTSPVTLQFFVSPPNDWSETSKSRVHAHFDEFRLAARYAVESSSQLACLRDTLAIHREINGAEAVKQHLNIEARSSSLQYRNSWQTAMFQALANSDWYCNGGFL encoded by the coding sequence ATGAGAGCTATGACTGCCCCGGGTTACTGTCCCCGGGAGGTGTATCAGGCATGTACCAATAGTGTTTCTGATCCTGGCTTACGTTTTCGATTGAATGCAGTTGTCGAAAGTATCGTGCAATCGGGGGAAGAGTATCTGGATAAAGGGCCGACTGGTCAACTATATAGCATTGCTTCAAATGAATGCGATAACGATACTGTTGTAACCGGTCATGTTACAAAGAAGGAACTTAAAGATGTTTATAGTTTTCACATGGTTCCCAGAACTAAGCCGGCACGATCGATTTATGATTCACTAGTAGCTAGTGCGCCATTCGGGCGCTGTCCGTTTTGTGGTTTCGGTCATGCAACGACACTGGATCATTATCTCCCTAAGTCAAAGTTTCCCAAATTATCGGTTATGCCTTTAAATTTAGTTCCGAGCTGCAAGGACTGCAACTCTGGAAAACAAGCGCGCACACCAACGACCGAGGAGGAGCAGAGTCTTCATCCATATTTTGACCAATCCCACTTTGTTGAGTGCCAATGGTTGTTCGCTAGGGTTCTCCAAACATCCCCTGTAACGTTGCAGTTTTTTGTTAGTCCACCTAATGACTGGAGTGAAACATCAAAAAGTAGAGTACATGCACATTTTGATGAATTTAGGTTGGCTGCGCGCTATGCAGTCGAGTCGAGTAGTCAGTTGGCATGTCTTAGGGATACGTTGGCAATACATCGGGAAATTAATGGTGCTGAGGCTGTGAAGCAGCATTTGAATATTGAGGCTCGATCAAGCTCTTTGCAGTATAGGAATTCATGGCAAACTGCAATGTTTCAAGCTTTAGCAAATAGCGATTGGTATTGCAATGGTGGATTCTTGTAG
- a CDS encoding TusE/DsrC/DsvC family sulfur relay protein, with protein sequence MPDLIIDGKEIALDKEGFLRNLDDWSPAVAEALASQENIVLTDDHWDVIRLLQAFYREFELSPAMRPLVKYVGQHLGPDKGRSIFLMQLFPPSPAKIGSKIAGLPKPTNCL encoded by the coding sequence ATGCCTGATCTGATCATCGACGGAAAAGAAATCGCGCTGGATAAGGAAGGCTTCCTGCGCAATCTGGACGACTGGAGCCCGGCGGTGGCGGAAGCACTGGCAAGCCAGGAAAACATCGTATTAACCGACGATCACTGGGATGTAATACGCCTGCTTCAGGCATTTTACCGGGAGTTTGAACTCTCCCCCGCCATGCGCCCGCTAGTAAAGTATGTCGGCCAACACCTGGGGCCAGACAAGGGACGCAGCATTTTCCTGATGCAACTGTTCCCGCCGAGCCCGGCTAAAATAGGCAGTAAGATCGCCGGATTGCCCAAGCCCACCAACTGCCTGTAG
- the tusB gene encoding sulfurtransferase complex subunit TusB, with protein MTLHIVSQSPHAGSALRDCLDAFAEGDAVLLIEDGVYGATGQHGLPEKNTYCLSADAAARGVTIAGTIQAVDEAHWVSLCTEHTPIVSWFK; from the coding sequence ATGACCCTGCATATTGTCAGTCAATCGCCCCACGCCGGTAGCGCTTTGCGCGACTGTCTCGATGCATTTGCCGAAGGCGATGCGGTATTACTCATCGAAGATGGTGTATACGGGGCAACCGGCCAGCATGGACTGCCGGAAAAAAACACCTATTGCCTGAGTGCAGACGCCGCCGCGCGTGGTGTCACTATCGCCGGGACAATCCAGGCAGTCGATGAAGCACACTGGGTATCGCTGTGTACCGAGCACACGCCCATCGTGAGCTGGTTCAAGTAG
- the tusC gene encoding sulfurtransferase complex subunit TusC — translation MVSRNTVLALCRHAPYGSSLAREGLEAILACAAMDQVPEVLFINDGVFQLLEQNPEVIGEKNLRRNLQALPMFGVEALHVCSESLAQRGLSAEQLDIPGAELKLVTDTGAFIRNFQHVLSF, via the coding sequence ATGGTCTCACGCAACACGGTACTCGCCCTGTGCCGGCATGCGCCCTACGGCAGCAGTCTCGCCCGCGAGGGGCTGGAAGCCATTCTTGCCTGCGCCGCCATGGACCAGGTGCCAGAGGTGCTGTTTATCAACGATGGGGTGTTCCAGCTACTCGAGCAGAACCCTGAAGTCATCGGCGAAAAGAACCTGCGCCGCAACCTGCAGGCACTGCCGATGTTTGGCGTCGAGGCATTACATGTCTGCAGTGAAAGTCTCGCGCAGCGTGGCCTCTCTGCCGAGCAACTTGACATCCCCGGGGCAGAGCTGAAGCTGGTAACCGACACCGGCGCTTTTATCCGTAACTTCCAGCATGTGCTGAGTTTTTAG
- the tusD gene encoding sulfurtransferase complex subunit TusD, whose product MQFTLVVYGAPHASEGAATALRFARALLQSGHSLYRVFFYNDGVQNGSALAAPPQDEQDLLSQWQELQSCHKLDLCICIAAAQRRGVLSSSEASRLERPSANLATGFELAGLGQLAEATAISDRIVTFGG is encoded by the coding sequence ATGCAATTCACCCTTGTCGTTTACGGTGCGCCCCATGCGTCTGAAGGGGCCGCCACCGCCCTGCGCTTCGCCCGTGCACTGTTGCAGTCTGGCCATAGCCTCTACCGGGTGTTTTTTTATAACGACGGCGTCCAAAACGGCAGTGCGCTGGCGGCGCCGCCACAGGATGAACAGGACCTGCTGTCTCAGTGGCAGGAACTGCAAAGTTGCCACAAGCTGGACCTGTGCATCTGTATCGCCGCTGCCCAACGCCGCGGTGTACTCAGCAGCAGTGAAGCGTCGCGCCTGGAAAGGCCCTCCGCCAATCTGGCCACCGGGTTTGAACTGGCGGGGCTAGGCCAGCTGGCTGAGGCCACGGCGATCAGCGACCGCATTGTGACCTTTGGAGGCTGA
- a CDS encoding Bax inhibitor-1/YccA family protein codes for MRQEVYTQSAGALDRSESAKVLRNTYALLAMTVLFSAVTAGVSMAIGMGRGMSLLCSIAAIVLVWFVLPRTANSAKGIGVVFAFTGLLGASIGPMLNHYLSLSGGSQIVMQALGTTALIFFALSAYVLTTRKDFSFMGGFLFVGLIAVLVCALGLIVASFFGVHLPLASVALSGAIALLFSGFILYDTSRIVNGGETNYIMATTSLYLNILNLFTSLLHIFGFASDD; via the coding sequence ATGCGCCAAGAAGTCTATACACAGTCCGCCGGAGCGCTGGATCGCTCAGAATCTGCCAAAGTGCTGCGCAACACCTATGCGCTGCTGGCAATGACTGTATTGTTTAGTGCAGTCACCGCCGGTGTATCCATGGCGATTGGCATGGGCCGCGGCATGAGCCTGCTCTGCTCAATCGCGGCGATCGTGCTGGTCTGGTTTGTTCTTCCGCGCACCGCCAACTCCGCCAAGGGTATCGGTGTTGTATTTGCGTTTACCGGCCTGCTGGGTGCCTCCATCGGCCCCATGCTGAACCACTACCTGAGCCTGTCCGGTGGTAGCCAGATCGTCATGCAGGCGCTGGGCACCACCGCCCTGATCTTCTTCGCGCTGTCCGCCTACGTGCTGACGACCCGCAAGGATTTCAGCTTCATGGGTGGCTTCCTGTTCGTTGGCCTGATCGCGGTACTGGTGTGTGCCCTGGGCCTCATCGTTGCCAGCTTCTTCGGCGTACACCTGCCGCTGGCCAGCGTTGCGCTGAGCGGCGCGATTGCCCTGCTGTTCTCCGGGTTCATCCTGTATGACACCAGCCGCATCGTAAATGGTGGTGAGACCAACTACATCATGGCCACCACCTCGCTGTACCTGAACATCCTGAACCTGTTCACCAGCCTGCTGCACATCTTCGGCTTCGCCTCCGACGATTGA